The nucleotide sequence ACAGCCGCAGCCCGATTCTCGCTTCCACAAATAAGACACATATGTCCTATTTTATTTTCTTTACATCCCCGGAAATGTTCAATATAGTCAACCTATTCAAAAGGTTGATTCGAAATTTCGCCCAGAGATTTTGCCTTTAAAGTACCTCATTGGTGTGTTGCCGGTGGGGGCCTTTGTATCAAAACATGCAGGATGTGTTGATGTTTAAAGGGTTTTAGTTTTTTTTATTTCTACTAACGTTCTAAAGGTATGAGGGGACAACAAATGAAAAAAGTATTGGGATTCGCGTTTATGGCTGTTTTCACGATGCTGTTTACGGTTGGGTTGGATACTGCCGAGGCCAAGGGCAAAAAGAGCCCCGAGTCGAAGCTAAAGGGCACCTACGCCAGGACCCGCACCCGCACGTGTATCCGCACGAACGGCGTTTTTGATTCCAACAGGAGAATCGCCCCTGCGTATCCGGGCCAGAACCCTTACGGCCATACGAGAACGAATGTTATCTCGGGCAACGCGACGTTCAACGGCGACGGCACCGGCACGCTCGAATCTGATGGCTTGTCGATCCGTAACATAACGAGCCCCAGCCAGGGCGGCACTGGCCCGCATTTCAACTTCACGGGCCCGGGAACGTGTGATTTCAACTACACGGTGAATTCAGACAATAGCTTTGAGGTCGTAATCTCTAGCTGCTCATCATCCAACGGCAGCTCCTCGAGTGGCACTGTGGTCCAGGGACAGATTGGCAGAGGCGGTCAAACGCTCATCATCTCTGACACCGACTCCAACGTCGAGACAATTACGACGGGCAGCGGCAGCACCGTCAGGCGCATCTGCAACCGCAGCGGCGTGGCTGTGAAGGTGAAGAAGTAAGCGTAAAATATTCAGGTTAACCAGCCGCCTCCCGGCTCAAACCGGGGGGCGGTTTTTTTTTGCGGGACTATCTCGAAAATTTGATCGCCCCTTTGCTGATGTTCACCAGATATCTCGCCTCGCACATATTTTCGCCAAATTGACAGGCTCGGGGCCCACTGCCTACGATGAGGGCGCAGCTTTTATTAGGCAGTGCCGGTGGATGTGAAAATGAAGCTCTTTAGCGCCCTCCCGGAGCCTGGATATCGCCATGACAACGAGAATTTCGGCCATACTGCTTGCCGCCGGGCTATCGAGTCGCCTTGGGCGCAACAAGCTGCTCGCCTCGCTGGGCGGGAAGGCGGCGGTGCGTAGAGTTGCCGAGGCGGCTCTAGCCTCTAAGGCGGCAGAGGTGGTGGTGGTCACGGGCCATGAGCGCGAAGGGGTCGAGGCGGCGCTGGCGGGATTGAGCGTGACGTTGGTGCATAACCCCGATTTTGAGAGCGGGCAGGCCTCCTCGCTTGTGGCGGGCGTGAGAGCGGCGGCCCCTGAGGCCGATGGGTACCTCTTTGCCCTTGGAGATCAACCACTTATAGGCACCGGCCTGATCGATGAGCTGATCGAGATATTCGCCCTATCAGATGCCACGCTCGCCGCCGCCCCCGTTATTAATGGCCGGCGCGGCAACCCGGCACTGATATCGGCAAGCCTGAAAGCTGAGCTTGAAGCGCTGCGCGGAGACGAGGGCGCACGCGGCATCATCAAGACAATTGAGAATGAGTCGCCCTCGCGTTTCATGACTGTGGTGTGCGGGGCCGAGGAGATGTTCTGGGACATCGACACGGAAGAGGATTTCGAGCGCGTTCGGGCGAGAATCGAAAACACCCGCAAAAAATTAGAAGACGCTTAATTCACCGAATCTTTTCAGACAGGAGAGAAAAAAATGATAGCGCCGTTTCAGATCGCCAAGGGCCCCCGCGTACGCTTTGGCCGAGGCGAGGCCGCTTTTGTCGGCGAGGAGGCAAAAACCCTCGGGATGAGCCGCCCCATGGTGTTGACAGATCCCGGCGTCGCGGCGAGTGGTGCGCTCGATCCGCTCCTGGACGGCCTCAAGAAATCAGGGTTGGAACATCACCTCTACGCCGAAGTCGAGGCAGATCCTTCGGACACGAGCATGGCCCGCGCGAGCGAGGCTTATGCGTCGAATAATTGCACCGGGCTTATCGCCGCGGGCGGCGGCAGCACCATCGACACCGCCAAGGCGGCGGGAGTATTAATTTCGAACGGAGGCGCTATTCACGACTACTTTGGTTTTGGCAACATCCCCTCCCCGCCGCCGTCCCTTATCACTGTCCCCACCACGGCGGGCACGGGCAGCGAGGTGACATGCAGCGCCATCGTCACCGACACCGGAAAAAAGATTAAAGCCGTCATGGCGAGCCCACTCATGTTCGCACAGGTGGCCGTGGTGGATCCGGGTCTTCTGGCCAAAATGCCGGGTCCCGTCGCAGCGGGCACGATGATGGACGCACTCACCCACGCCATTGAATCAATGGGCTCGCCCAAGGCCGGTCCCTGGACCCGTGCTCTATGCCTTGAGGCCATCGGAAACATCGGCGCCCACGCCCGCCGTTTCGTGAATGATCCCTCAGAGCCCGAGGCCGCTAGCGCAATTTCCATCGCCTCAACCTGGGCAGGACACTCGTTCACCAACACCGGCCTTGGCATCGTACATTCGCTCTCGCACCCCATCGGCTCCTATCACCACGTACATCACGGCACCTCGAACGCCATATTCCTTCCGCCCGTCATGCGCTTCAACCTCCAGGCTGTGCGAGCTGACTACGCCCAAATCGCCCCACTTCTACAACACCCCGATGACGAGAAAATCGACTCCTCAAGCGAGGCTGCCCCTCAGGCGGCGATCAACGCCATTCAATCGCTCGTTAAGGACATCGGCATCCCCGCCACACTGCGGGAGGCCGGCGTAGCGGATGAAACGGACTTCAAGATAATGGCGAAGGATGCGGCCGAGAGCCCTCAGGTACTCACAAATCCGATCCCGGCCAGCGAGGCGGACATGCTCGCGCTCCTACGCGCCGCCCTCGACGGATAAAGGAAGTCACCATGAACACCCACGAGCCCGCGCCCAGACCCGAGAGAATATTCTGGCTGCCCCCGATGATTTTCATCATCAACATCGCGGGAATGGGCCTCGTCCTCGCTTACAGCCGCTTCAACCTGAGGCCGTTCCTCCCGGCCCACGAAACGACCTCCCTCCAGCCGCTGTGGCTGTTTTTATTCATCACCTTTTTCGTGCCGACCTCATTGAGCGCCTGGTATCTCCGGCCAATATACGGGTGGGTGCGCGGGCGAAAGCGCTCCCGCCCGGACGAGAAGGAAACAGCCCCGCCCCTGGTGGAGCGGGCCGCCAATATCCCCGCCGTGATGGGCGCTCTGTGCCTCGGTTCGTGGGCGCTGCTCGACATCATGGTCCTCGTCCGCATCATCTGGATTTTTTCCGATCCGACGATCGGAATGGTCCTTCATTTTTTCATCCGTCCGCTGCTGGCCGGGCTGATCGCCTCGACCGCCGTGACGTTTCTATCGGAGTACCTCTGCCGGACGCACCTGTGGCCCGTTCTGTTTGTGGGAACCCAATTGCAGGAAAACGCCCGGCTCTACCGGATCAAGGTGGGACACCGCCTTTTTCTGCTATGGCTAGCCATCAGCTTCCTGCCCCTGAGCGCAGCGGCCTTCACCGCCGCAATCCGCATGAACAAGCTGAACGCCGCATCCGACCCGCTTCTCCTTCGCGTCATCATGGCTATCATGCTGATCGCGGTTTCGGCGGCCATCGGAGGTGCCTGGTTGGCATGGCTGGTTTCGCGCTCCATCGGGCGCCCACTGCGCCGCCTTGAGAGCGCGATGGCGAAGCTAAGAGGGGGTGATTTCAAGGTTCGTGTCCCCGTAACTTCCACCGATGAAATCAGCGCTCTCGAGGAGGGCTTCAACCTCATGACCACGCGGCTGGCCGAGAGCTATGAATCGCTCGAATCCCGCAACCAAGAACTCGGCGAGGCACTGGATCGTGTCTCCTTCCTCGAGAAAGTAAAATATGGTCTCGACCGGTTCGTTCCCGACACCGTTCGCCGCCTAATCGAAGAGGATCCGAACTCCCCCGCCCTTGAAAAGCAGGCCAGGGATGTCACCGTCCTTTTCCTAGACATCGAAGGGTATTCGCGGTTAAGCGAAACCCTGCCGCGCGAGAAACTCACTGAAATCATTGAGCGATATTTCTCCTCCTATCTTTCGGATATTCGAGCAGAGGGAGGCGACATCAACGAAACCGCAGGCGATGGACTGATGATCCTGTTTCAGGAAGGAGAGGCAAAAGCACACGCCTCAGCCGCCGTACGGGCAGCCTTGGCCATCCGAGAGAAAACTACCGCAGAGAACGCCCGCAACCCAGAAGGCTTTCCACCCATCGCCGTCAACATCGGCATTAGCTCGGGCGAGTGCGAGGTAGGCTCGACACGTCTGCGGGAAATCTCGGGAGAGCGCTGGACATTCACCGCAACGGGCCCGGTAACGAATCTCGCCGCTCGCCTCGGAGATTGCGCCGTCGGCGGTCAGATTCTTCTCTCGCCCGAAACCGCCCTACGGGTGGAGGGCAGATTCCATCTCCGAAGCATGGGCGAGCAGTCCTTGAAGAACCTTGCCGAGCCGGTCGAGGCCTGGGAAGCGTTATAAGAGAGGATCGTTCAAGAAATATGGTGCTCATGACATCTTGAGTAAAGGATTTTCCAATGCCACTCGGTGAAATCATCTTTTCCAATGAGCAAATTCAGGCACGCGTAGCGGCGCTTGCCGGGGAGATTAATGCCAAGCTCCGTGCAGAGAATCTACATGTCATCCTCACGTTAAAAGGGGCCTTGTTTTTTGGAACTGACCTCATCCGTGCGATGAACAGAGAGCTAAGCGTCGGCTTCATCTCGGCATCAAGCTACGGTGGGGGAACCGAAAGCTCGGGGCAGGTCCAGCTCCGCATCAGGGATGCCGGAGAAATCACCGGACAACAGATTCTAATCGTCGAGGATATTATCGACACCGGGCGGACACTCGAAACAATAGTGAATGCCGTGGGCGTACAGAACCCGGCCTCGGTCCATACGGTCGCTTTCATCGACAAGCCCGCTCGCCGCGAAGTGAAATTTGAGACTGATTTCACAGGATTTTCCGTGGAAGATGTTTTCATCGTGGGCTACGGCCTCGACTATGCCGAGGGGTGGCGTTCACTTCCAGACATCCACGCTTTTAAGCCATAAGCCGATACTCCGCCGAGAGTGTACGAATAGAGGAGACCCTTCATGACCGCTTGGCTTGAAAAATTCTTCGACCTCAAGGAGAACAACACCACAATCGGCGCCGAATTCCTTGGCGGCACCACAACCTTTCTGACGCTTTCCTACATTATATTTGTGCAACCCGTGGTTCTCTCGGCTGCCGGAATGGACCCGGGAGCCGTCCTGACCGCCACCTGCCTGGGCGGTGCAATTTTCTCGGCCCTCATGGGCGTCATGACCAACTACCCCATCGCAATGGCTCCCGCCATGGGTCACAATTTTTTCTTCGCCTTCACCGTTTGCGGCGCCACCGCAGCAGGCGGGATGGGCTATCAGTGGCAAGAGGCATTGGGCGCTACTGCCGCCGCCGGACTCTTTTTCATCTTCCTCAGCCTCATCGGTGTCCGGGAGAAGGTTCTTCATTGCGTGCCCAAGTCTCTCCGCCACGCCATCGCAGTCGGCATCGGTCTACTCATCGCCCTCGTCGGCATGCAATACGGCGGACTCGTAATCGGAAGGCCGGGTACCATCATCGGGATGGGTGCTCTGACCTCCCTGCCGGTGCTTCTGACCCTGTTCGGGCTTGTGCTGACCGGCACCTTAATCGCATTAAAATATCGCGCCGCTATCCTTATCGCCATGATCGCCTCGGCCCTGGTGGGTATCGGAACAGGCCTCATCGAATTCAAGGGCCTTGTCAGCATGCCGCCTTCGCTCGCTCCGACGTGGCTTCAACTCGACATTACCGGCAACTGGCTAAAGTCCAGTTTCTGGACTGCGATTTTCATTTTCCTGTTCCTCGATATGTTCGACTCGGTGGGCACGTTGAGCGGAGTGGGCGAGCGAGCGGGGCTTATCAAGAACGGCATTCTACCCAAGGCGAGAGAAGCACTCACGGCGGACGCCCTGGCCACTGTCGGCGGGGCAACGATGGGGACCTCCACCATCACCAGCTATATCGAAAGCGCCGCCGGGGTCTCTGCCGGGGCGAGAACGGGACTCGCCAATATTTTCACTTCTCTGTTCTTCATTGCAGCCCTGTTCTTTAATCCGCTAATCGAGACCATCGGAGGCGGCAGCGCAGTGGACGCCAAGAAGGTACTTTATCCGGTTATCGCGCCTGCCCTCATCATCGTGGGGGCGTTTATGATCCCTGGCCTTAAGGAAATTGACTGGGACGATCCGACTGAATATCTTCCGGCCTTCTTATGCGCCATTATCATGCCGTTCACCTTCTCGATTACCGAGGGAATCGCCTTCGGATTCATTCTCTACTCGTTCCTAAAAATAGCCACCGGTCGGGGCAGCGAGCCCAATCAACTCGTCCATGGTATTTCCCTGCTCTTCATTCTCCGCTACGCGTTTCTCGCCTCATGATCTTCTCGCCGGAGCCTCGCCCCAGGAGGCTGCGAGACATGCCGGGCGTGAGATTTCACGCTCTGGCGAAACTTTCGGGCAACGAGACACAGGGAATCAGGATAAGTTCAGACTGTAAATTAGAATTTTTTAGGGGGGCAAATATGGTTATTTATGTCTGCTCATTTTCTTTCTAAGTTTTTCAACGGCCTTCTCAAAGGCATCCTCTTGATCTTCATCCGGCAACCGGAACAGCAATCCAGCGTTCCAGACCGACTCATCTTCCGATAGGTCCTCTTTCACCCAGGCAACGGATATCCTGCCGGAGAAAACTTCTTTCTCAACTCGGATGGCACCCTCGGTCGCCATACCCACGGTCGGCTCGTTTTGGAGATGGACCATGAATCCACCGAGGCTGATGTCCTCGGGACGCAGCCAGTCATTGGCCAACTCCGGGGCCTCAATCAGAACAGGCAATTTATAGCGGACATTTTGTCGCTGCTCCGCACCGCTGCTCATGAAACCTACACCTCCGTGTGAACAAATTGGCCTTCTATCGTCCAAGCATATACAAAGGAAGAAAGGGTATCAATTAGTTAAACCTTAGTATGTTCATTTTGGGGCATCCGCCCTGAGATGGGGTCGCACACAACCCGAGGAGCCCGTTCAACGTGACATTCGCCCTTATCCTGGCACACAACAAGGGCCCGAAGTATGATGGGCGGCGCTAGCAAAATTTCTATTAACCCAGAGGCCCCTCATGTCCACACCCAGGCAAGCCCACATCATTGAAGTAGGAACGCGAGACGGCATACAGGCAGAAAAACAGTTCGTCGAGACCGAACAGAAACTACACATGCTTGAGCTCATCCTCGCGGCCGGGGTGAGGCGGGTCGAGGCCACGAGCTTCGTGAGCCCTAAACATGTGCCCCAACTGGCGGACGCCGAGGCAGTGCTGGCGGCCATGCCGCGTCCTGAGGGAGTGGAGTTCGAGGCGCTAGTGCCTAACATGAGGGGGATGGAGCGTGCGCTCGCCTGCAGGCTTGACCGCATTGTGCTCTTCGTCGCGGCGAGCGAGGGATTTAACCTCAAGAACCTGCGCGCGGGCCGCGAGAAAATGCTCGACGCAGCCAGAGAGGCCGCCAAAGAAGCACTTGGCGCGGGGCTAAAAGTAAGGGGCGGGGTCGTCACCGCCTTTGGCTGCCCTTATGAGGGCCAGGTGCCCGCCGAGGCGGTCGAGT is from Nitrospinaceae bacterium and encodes:
- a CDS encoding HAMP domain-containing protein encodes the protein MNTHEPAPRPERIFWLPPMIFIINIAGMGLVLAYSRFNLRPFLPAHETTSLQPLWLFLFITFFVPTSLSAWYLRPIYGWVRGRKRSRPDEKETAPPLVERAANIPAVMGALCLGSWALLDIMVLVRIIWIFSDPTIGMVLHFFIRPLLAGLIASTAVTFLSEYLCRTHLWPVLFVGTQLQENARLYRIKVGHRLFLLWLAISFLPLSAAAFTAAIRMNKLNAASDPLLLRVIMAIMLIAVSAAIGGAWLAWLVSRSIGRPLRRLESAMAKLRGGDFKVRVPVTSTDEISALEEGFNLMTTRLAESYESLESRNQELGEALDRVSFLEKVKYGLDRFVPDTVRRLIEEDPNSPALEKQARDVTVLFLDIEGYSRLSETLPREKLTEIIERYFSSYLSDIRAEGGDINETAGDGLMILFQEGEAKAHASAAVRAALAIREKTTAENARNPEGFPPIAVNIGISSGECEVGSTRLREISGERWTFTATGPVTNLAARLGDCAVGGQILLSPETALRVEGRFHLRSMGEQSLKNLAEPVEAWEAL
- a CDS encoding NCS2 family permease, whose protein sequence is MTAWLEKFFDLKENNTTIGAEFLGGTTTFLTLSYIIFVQPVVLSAAGMDPGAVLTATCLGGAIFSALMGVMTNYPIAMAPAMGHNFFFAFTVCGATAAGGMGYQWQEALGATAAAGLFFIFLSLIGVREKVLHCVPKSLRHAIAVGIGLLIALVGMQYGGLVIGRPGTIIGMGALTSLPVLLTLFGLVLTGTLIALKYRAAILIAMIASALVGIGTGLIEFKGLVSMPPSLAPTWLQLDITGNWLKSSFWTAIFIFLFLDMFDSVGTLSGVGERAGLIKNGILPKAREALTADALATVGGATMGTSTITSYIESAAGVSAGARTGLANIFTSLFFIAALFFNPLIETIGGGSAVDAKKVLYPVIAPALIIVGAFMIPGLKEIDWDDPTEYLPAFLCAIIMPFTFSITEGIAFGFILYSFLKIATGRGSEPNQLVHGISLLFILRYAFLAS
- a CDS encoding nucleotidyltransferase family protein, which codes for MTTRISAILLAAGLSSRLGRNKLLASLGGKAAVRRVAEAALASKAAEVVVVTGHEREGVEAALAGLSVTLVHNPDFESGQASSLVAGVRAAAPEADGYLFALGDQPLIGTGLIDELIEIFALSDATLAAAPVINGRRGNPALISASLKAELEALRGDEGARGIIKTIENESPSRFMTVVCGAEEMFWDIDTEEDFERVRARIENTRKKLEDA
- the hpt gene encoding hypoxanthine phosphoribosyltransferase yields the protein MPLGEIIFSNEQIQARVAALAGEINAKLRAENLHVILTLKGALFFGTDLIRAMNRELSVGFISASSYGGGTESSGQVQLRIRDAGEITGQQILIVEDIIDTGRTLETIVNAVGVQNPASVHTVAFIDKPARREVKFETDFTGFSVEDVFIVGYGLDYAEGWRSLPDIHAFKP
- a CDS encoding hydroxymethylglutaryl-CoA lyase; translated protein: MSTPRQAHIIEVGTRDGIQAEKQFVETEQKLHMLELILAAGVRRVEATSFVSPKHVPQLADAEAVLAAMPRPEGVEFEALVPNMRGMERALACRLDRIVLFVAASEGFNLKNLRAGREKMLDAAREAAKEALGAGLKVRGGVVTAFGCPYEGQVPAEAVEWIVGAYADMGCDEVALADTVGMSNPISIRALVGRMREKFPAINFTLHLHNTRGAGLANLLAGLEAGVDTFDTSIGGLGGCPFAPRATGNISSEDTVNMLHEMGVETGIDLPKLLEAVAYAESIFGRQLPGQLLHAGPPEWDISAA
- a CDS encoding iron-containing alcohol dehydrogenase codes for the protein MIAPFQIAKGPRVRFGRGEAAFVGEEAKTLGMSRPMVLTDPGVAASGALDPLLDGLKKSGLEHHLYAEVEADPSDTSMARASEAYASNNCTGLIAAGGGSTIDTAKAAGVLISNGGAIHDYFGFGNIPSPPPSLITVPTTAGTGSEVTCSAIVTDTGKKIKAVMASPLMFAQVAVVDPGLLAKMPGPVAAGTMMDALTHAIESMGSPKAGPWTRALCLEAIGNIGAHARRFVNDPSEPEAASAISIASTWAGHSFTNTGLGIVHSLSHPIGSYHHVHHGTSNAIFLPPVMRFNLQAVRADYAQIAPLLQHPDDEKIDSSSEAAPQAAINAIQSLVKDIGIPATLREAGVADETDFKIMAKDAAESPQVLTNPIPASEADMLALLRAALDG
- a CDS encoding PilZ domain-containing protein is translated as MSSGAEQRQNVRYKLPVLIEAPELANDWLRPEDISLGGFMVHLQNEPTVGMATEGAIRVEKEVFSGRISVAWVKEDLSEDESVWNAGLLFRLPDEDQEDAFEKAVEKLRKKMSRHK